In Scatophagus argus isolate fScaArg1 chromosome 3, fScaArg1.pri, whole genome shotgun sequence, one genomic interval encodes:
- the si:ch1073-456m8.1 gene encoding leucine-rich repeat flightless-interacting protein 1 isoform X3, which translates to MHSVTLDGSGSPRKRTFSRGISEDESLRSIIKEQTESSSRRLTRSDSRAGTLKKRSDSQSDQELFMGLPEMLELQASYEEVVQELRGLEVERETLLFQVDVLQDTLEGVEELLAEAQREAGQANLELDREREAKRNLESMVCSLMQEVERLKEERNNDLSAQVNTHRSVDEVVRQAHQMKNGACREESESSLCETHSSESRGKASEEVELSEEAEGSVLSKLRKIVTKPLSHLPSLALDNPMSEDGVLQRPYENCVVDRRDPSPDRNDSDSTSAYEDASAETPEQDRLFPGEVDTLELPNDSENKDTSATDGSQVYDSETQASRNPENCVVS; encoded by the exons atgcattcagtcaCTCTGGACGGCAGTGGTTCGCCAAGGAAACGCACGTTTTCTCGGGGAATTAGCGAGGATGAGTCTCTCCGCAGCATTATAAAAGAG CAGACCGAGAGTTCGTCCAGGCGTCTCACACGAAGCGACAGTCGAGCGGGCACCCTGAAGAAGAGGAGTGACAGTCAG TCTGATCAGGAACTCTTCATGGGACTCCCTGAAATG CTGGAGCTGCAGGCCAGCTATGAGGAGGTGGTGCAGGAGCTGCGTGGGCTGGAGGTCGAGCGAGAGACTCTGTTGTTCCAGGTGGACGTGCTGCAGGACACATTGGAGGGTGTCGAGGAGCTGCTGGCTGAGGCCCAGAGAGAAGCTGGGCAGGCTAATTTG GAGTtggatagagagagggaggccaAGAGGAACCTGGAGAGCATGGTCTGCTCGCTGATGCAAGAGGTGGAGAGATTAAAAGAG GAAAGGAACAACGACCTGTCTGCccaagtgaacacacacagaagtgtgGATGAGGTAGTGAGACAAGCACACCAAATGAAAAATGGCGCATGCAGAGAAGAAAGTGAATCATCGCTGTGTGAAACTCACAGCAGTGAAAGCAGAGGTAAAGCATCAGAGGAAGTGGAACTGAGCGAGGAGGCTGAGGGAAGTGTCCTGTCCAAGCTGCGGAAGATAGTCACTAAGCCGTTGAGCCACTTGCCCTCTCTTGCGCTGGACAACCCAATGTCTGAAGACGGGGTCCTGCAGAGGCCTTACGAAAACTGTGTTGTGGACAGACGGGATCCTTCTCCGGACCGGAACGACTCGGACAGCACAAGTGCCTACGAGGATGCCTCTGCCGAGACTCCCGAGCAGGACAGGCTGTTTCCGGGTGAAGTTGACACTTTGGAGCTGCCGAATGATTCGGAGAATAAAGACACAAGTGCGACTGACGGCAGCCAGGTCTACGACAGCGAGACCCAGGCCTCCAGAAACCCTGAAAATTGTGTTGTGTCTTAA
- the olfml3b gene encoding olfactomedin-like protein 3A, with protein MRGLVVLVTLACFATAQHQALIDYLERRLLAIEDRISLWHEQTTRYASELRELKQQMVSQLENLDKEKEILRTNLDSVGTRVDRVERELDYLETQNGAQPCVDVDDKLIEQQVTMVQEKQKAKYLKLSDCSDMISSIKAMKILKRVGEPKGMWTKDTSRGSGKVYIFSGTDEDTILEFASVQDLTRSLGMSLSKNVKLPSAWRGTGHIVYNNHVYYVSQAEEIMVVKYDMKNSSVTDSAVFPVQDHVPVYSLSPETMMDLAVDEEGLWAIYATRQNDRHISMAKMDASSLDIEQMWDTNCPRENAEAAFVICGTLYVVYNTQQPGRSRVQCVYDVNGMVTNEEAPLVYFPKRYGAHSSLKYNPHEQLLYAWDDGYQILYKLAMKKKLEV; from the exons ATGAGAGGACTTGTTGTCTTGGTTACTTTGGCTTGCTTTGCCACTGCTCAGCACCAAGCACTGATTGACTACTTGGAGCGGAGGCTGCTTGCTATTGAG GACCGGATCTCTCTGTGGCATGAACAGACCACCCGCTACGCCTCAGAGCTGCGGGAACTGAAGCAACAGATGGTTTCCCAGCTGGAGAATCtggataaagagaaagagatacTGAGAACGAATCTGGACAGCGTGGGGACACGGGTGGATCGGGTTGAGCGTGAGCTGGACTACCTGGAGACTCAGAATGGGGCGCAGCCTTGTGTGGATGTGGACGACAAACTAATCGAGCAGCAGGTGACAATGGTGCAGGAGAAGCAGAAGGCCAAGTACTTAAAACTATCAG ACTGCAGCGACATGATTTCCAGCATTAAAGCCATGAAGATCTTAAAGCGAGTTGGAGAGCCAAAGGGCATGTGGACCAAAGACACCAGCAGGGGCTCTGGGAAGGTTTACATTTTTAGCGGGACAGATGAGGACACCATCCTTGAGTTTGCTTCTGTGCAGGACTTAACACGCTCCCTGGGCATGTCTCTGTCCAAGAACGTGAAGCTGCCGTCAGCCTGGAGGGGAACAGGACACATTGTCTACAACAATCACGTATATTATGTAAGTCAGGCTGAAGAAATAATGGTGGTTAAATATGACATGAAGAACAGCTCTGTGACAGACAGCGCAGTGTTTCCAGTGCAGGACCACGTCCCAGTGTACAGCCTGAGCCCTGAGACAATGATGGACTTGGCTGTGGACGAGGAGGGCCTATGGGCCATTTATGCCACGCGGCAGAACGACAGGCACATATCTATGGCTAAAATGGACGCCAGCTCGTTGGACATCGAGCAAATGTGGGACACAAACTGTCCACGAGAGAACGCAGAGGCAGCTTTCGTCATCTGTGGCACTTTGTACGTGGTGTACAACACCCAGCAACCTGGTCGCTCACGTGTCCAGTGTGTATATGATGTCAACGGTATGGTGACCAATGAAGAGGCACCATTGGTTTACTTTCCAAAGCGTTACGGAGCCCACTCCAGTCTGAAGTACAACCCACACGAGCAGCTGCTGTACGCCTGGGACGATGGCTACCAGATCCTCTACAAGCTAGCCATGAAGAAGAAACTAGAAGTTTGA
- the si:ch1073-456m8.1 gene encoding leucine-rich repeat flightless-interacting protein 1 isoform X2, translating into MHSVTLDGSGSPRKRTFSRGISEDESLRSIIKETESSSRRLTRSDSRAGTLKKRSDSQQSDQELFMGLPEMLELQASYEEVVQELRGLEVERETLLFQVDVLQDTLEGVEELLAEAQREAGQANLELDREREAKRNLESMVCSLMQEVERLKEERNNDLSAQVNTHRSVDEVVRQAHQMKNGACREESESSLCETHSSESRGKASEEVELSEEAEGSVLSKLRKIVTKPLSHLPSLALDNPMSEDGVLQRPYENCVVDRRDPSPDRNDSDSTSAYEDASAETPEQDRLFPGEVDTLELPNDSENKDTSATDGSQVYDSETQASRNPENCVVS; encoded by the exons atgcattcagtcaCTCTGGACGGCAGTGGTTCGCCAAGGAAACGCACGTTTTCTCGGGGAATTAGCGAGGATGAGTCTCTCCGCAGCATTATAAAAGAG ACCGAGAGTTCGTCCAGGCGTCTCACACGAAGCGACAGTCGAGCGGGCACCCTGAAGAAGAGGAGTGACAGTCAG cagTCTGATCAGGAACTCTTCATGGGACTCCCTGAAATG CTGGAGCTGCAGGCCAGCTATGAGGAGGTGGTGCAGGAGCTGCGTGGGCTGGAGGTCGAGCGAGAGACTCTGTTGTTCCAGGTGGACGTGCTGCAGGACACATTGGAGGGTGTCGAGGAGCTGCTGGCTGAGGCCCAGAGAGAAGCTGGGCAGGCTAATTTG GAGTtggatagagagagggaggccaAGAGGAACCTGGAGAGCATGGTCTGCTCGCTGATGCAAGAGGTGGAGAGATTAAAAGAG GAAAGGAACAACGACCTGTCTGCccaagtgaacacacacagaagtgtgGATGAGGTAGTGAGACAAGCACACCAAATGAAAAATGGCGCATGCAGAGAAGAAAGTGAATCATCGCTGTGTGAAACTCACAGCAGTGAAAGCAGAGGTAAAGCATCAGAGGAAGTGGAACTGAGCGAGGAGGCTGAGGGAAGTGTCCTGTCCAAGCTGCGGAAGATAGTCACTAAGCCGTTGAGCCACTTGCCCTCTCTTGCGCTGGACAACCCAATGTCTGAAGACGGGGTCCTGCAGAGGCCTTACGAAAACTGTGTTGTGGACAGACGGGATCCTTCTCCGGACCGGAACGACTCGGACAGCACAAGTGCCTACGAGGATGCCTCTGCCGAGACTCCCGAGCAGGACAGGCTGTTTCCGGGTGAAGTTGACACTTTGGAGCTGCCGAATGATTCGGAGAATAAAGACACAAGTGCGACTGACGGCAGCCAGGTCTACGACAGCGAGACCCAGGCCTCCAGAAACCCTGAAAATTGTGTTGTGTCTTAA
- the avil gene encoding advillin has protein sequence MEYTFRAVTNSPGIIIWRIEKMELVQVPEKSYGNFYEGDCYVLLSTQKVSSSLSYDIHYWIGSQSTQDEQGAAAVYTIQLDEFLGSTPVQHREVQNHESDAFRGYFKQGIIYKKGGVASGMRHTETNTYDVKRLLHVKGKKRVIAKEVEMSWNSFNLGDVFLLDIGKTIVQWNGPKSNKQEKLKGMLLAKDIRDRERGGRAEIRVTEGEAESNFPQNMEILNGALGERTSALMDGPPDETADQEQKSKLTLHHVSDADGQMKVTEIATRPLTQDLLNHDDCYFLDQGGTKIFVWKGKKADKAERQAAMSRALEFIKAKNYPITTNVETVNDGAESALFKQLFQRWTVKDQTQGLGKVNTRGKVAHITQEKFDATLMHVMPQVAAQERMVDNGTGQVEVWRIENLELVPVDPEWYGYFYGGDCYLILYTYLVNSKKCYLLYIWQGRHATQDELAASAFQAVDLDQKYGGEPVQVRITMGKEPRHFMAVFKGKMVIFEGGTSRKGSSDPEPPIRLFQVHGSDPSNTKAIEVPALATSLNSNDVFLLKSQSEIYLWCGKGSSGDERAMAKEVSSVLGQKGSEEIVAEGQEPIEFWELLGGKAPYASDKRLQQTVPDHQPRLFECSNKTGRFIVTEVTQFTQDDLNEDDVMLLDTWDQVFIWIGKEANEVERKEAIITSQEYLRTHPGNRDPSTPMVLIKQGFEPPTFTGWFTAWDPSKWSGGKSYEDLKRELGDEASAVHVAPEQNCVKSEKTYQCFPLDDLVNKLASELPEGVDPSEKEKHLSDSDFSNLFGITKDEFVSLPRWKQLNMKKEKGMF, from the exons ATGGAGTATACATTCAGAGCAGTGACTAACAGTCCAGGGATTATAATCTGGAGAATTGAG AAAATGGAGCTGGTACAAGTCCCTGAGAAATCTTATGGAAACTTTTATGAGGGTGACTGCTACGTACTTCTGTCT ACTCAGAAGGTGAGCAGCTCTCTGAGTTATGATATCCACTACTGGATCGGCTCACAGTCTACTCAGGATGAACAGGgtgcagctgctgtttacacCATCCAGCTCGATGAGTTTTTGGGTTCTACTCCGGTCCAGCACCGCGAGGTTCAGAACCACGAGTCTGATGCCTTTAGGGGCTACTTCAAACAAGGAATCAT CTATAAGAAAGGTGGAGTTGCATCGGGCATGAGGCACACTGAAACCAACACCTATGATGTTAAGAGACTGCTTCATGtcaaagggaagaaaagagtgATTGCAAAGGAG gTGGAGATGAGCTGGAACAGCTTCAACCTCggagatgtgtttttgttggatATTGGCAAGACCATCGTTCAGTGGAACGGACCCAAGAGtaacaaacaggaaaagttGAAA GGCATGTTGCTGGCCAAAGACATCCGAGACAGAGAGCGAGGAGGCCGGGCAGAGATCAGAGTGACTGAAGGGGAAGCAGAGAGCAACTTTCCTCAGAACATGGAGATCCTGAATGGAGCTCTTGGAGAAAGAACCTCCGCGCTGATGGATGGACCTCCGGATGAAACCGCCGATCAAGAGCAGAAGTCAAAACTGACACTTCACCA CGTGTCGGATGCTGATGGTCAGATGAAGGTCACTGAAATCGCTACCAGACCGCTGACTCAGGATCTCCTCAACCATGAT GACTGCTATTTCCTGGATCAAGGAGGAACGAAAATCTTTGTGTGGAAAGGGAAGAAAGCAGACAAAGCTGAAAGACAGGCTGCTATGAGCAGAGCTTTG GAGTTCATTAAAGCCAAAAACTACCCAATCACTACAAATGTGGAGACGGTGAATGACGGTGCAGAGTCAGCTCTCTTCAAACAGCTGTTCCAGAGGTGGACAGTTAAGGACCAGACTCAAGGTCTGGGTAAAGTGAATACAAGAGGGAAAGTGG CTCATATCACACAGGAAAAATTTGATGCCACTCTGATGCACGTGATGCCACAGGTGGCTGCACAGGAGCGAATGGTGGACAACGGCACAGGTCAAGTGGAG GTGTGGAGAATTGAGAATCTGGAGCTTGTCCCGGTGGACCCTGAATGGTATGGATACTTCTATGGAGGAGACTGCTACCTGATCCTCTACACTTACTTGGTTAACAGCAAGAAGTGTTACTTACTCTATATATGGCAG GGACGTCACGCAACACAGGATGAGCTGGCAGCCTCAGCATTTCAGGCTGTAGATTTGGATCAGAAGTACGGTGGTGAGCCAGTTCAAGTGAGGATAACAATGGGCAAAGAACCACGACACTTTATGGCAGTTTTCAAGGGTAAAATGGTCATCTTTGAG GGCGGCACATCTAGAAAAGGATCATCTGACCCAGAACCACCAATAAGGTTGTTCCAGGTCCATGGCTCTGACCCATCCAACACAAAAGCCATCGAGGTTCCAGCCCTGGCCACCTCTCTGAACTctaatgatgtgtttttactAAAGAGCCAATCAGAAATCTATCTGTGGTGTGGAAAG GGATCAAGTGGAGACGAGAGAGCCATGGCAAAGGAGGTCAGCTCTGTGCTTGGCCAGAAAGGCTCTGAGGAGATTGTGGCAGAGGGTCAGGAGCCCATTGAGTTCTGGGAGCTGCTTGGAGGGAAAGCTCCCTATGCGAGCGACAAGAG GCTGCAGCAGACTGTTCCAGACCACCAGCCACGCCTGTTCGAATGCTCCAATAAGACAGGCCGTTTCATCGTGACCGAGGTGACTCAGTTCACGCAGGACGACCTCAACGAGGATGATGTCATGCTACTTGACACGTGGGACCAG GTGTTTATCTGGATCGGTAAAGAGGCCAATGAGGTGGAGCGCAAAGAAGCAATCATCACAAGCCAAGAGTACCTTCgcacccacccgggcaacagAGACCCGAGCACCCCCATGGTTTTGATCAAGCAGGGATTTGAGCCGCCCACCTTCACTGGGTGGTTCACAGCCTGGGACCCCTCCAAATGGAGC GGAGGAAAGAGCTATGAGGACTTGAAGAGGGAGTTGGGAGATGAAGCATCAGCTGTTCATGTTGCACCT GAGCAGAACTGTGTTAAAAGTGAGAAAACCTATCAGTGTTTTCCACTTGACGATCTGGTCAACAAACTCGCCAGCGAGCTGCCTGAAGGTGTTGACCCATCTGAGAAAGag aaacatctctctgactctgacttcAGCAACTTATTTGGGATCACCAAAGATGAGTTTGTGAGTCTGCCTCGGTGGAAGCAGCTGAacatgaagaaagagaaggggatgttttga
- the si:ch1073-456m8.1 gene encoding leucine-rich repeat flightless-interacting protein 1 isoform X4 encodes MHSVTLDGSGSPRKRTFSRGISEDESLRSIIKETESSSRRLTRSDSRAGTLKKRSDSQSDQELFMGLPEMLELQASYEEVVQELRGLEVERETLLFQVDVLQDTLEGVEELLAEAQREAGQANLELDREREAKRNLESMVCSLMQEVERLKEERNNDLSAQVNTHRSVDEVVRQAHQMKNGACREESESSLCETHSSESRGKASEEVELSEEAEGSVLSKLRKIVTKPLSHLPSLALDNPMSEDGVLQRPYENCVVDRRDPSPDRNDSDSTSAYEDASAETPEQDRLFPGEVDTLELPNDSENKDTSATDGSQVYDSETQASRNPENCVVS; translated from the exons atgcattcagtcaCTCTGGACGGCAGTGGTTCGCCAAGGAAACGCACGTTTTCTCGGGGAATTAGCGAGGATGAGTCTCTCCGCAGCATTATAAAAGAG ACCGAGAGTTCGTCCAGGCGTCTCACACGAAGCGACAGTCGAGCGGGCACCCTGAAGAAGAGGAGTGACAGTCAG TCTGATCAGGAACTCTTCATGGGACTCCCTGAAATG CTGGAGCTGCAGGCCAGCTATGAGGAGGTGGTGCAGGAGCTGCGTGGGCTGGAGGTCGAGCGAGAGACTCTGTTGTTCCAGGTGGACGTGCTGCAGGACACATTGGAGGGTGTCGAGGAGCTGCTGGCTGAGGCCCAGAGAGAAGCTGGGCAGGCTAATTTG GAGTtggatagagagagggaggccaAGAGGAACCTGGAGAGCATGGTCTGCTCGCTGATGCAAGAGGTGGAGAGATTAAAAGAG GAAAGGAACAACGACCTGTCTGCccaagtgaacacacacagaagtgtgGATGAGGTAGTGAGACAAGCACACCAAATGAAAAATGGCGCATGCAGAGAAGAAAGTGAATCATCGCTGTGTGAAACTCACAGCAGTGAAAGCAGAGGTAAAGCATCAGAGGAAGTGGAACTGAGCGAGGAGGCTGAGGGAAGTGTCCTGTCCAAGCTGCGGAAGATAGTCACTAAGCCGTTGAGCCACTTGCCCTCTCTTGCGCTGGACAACCCAATGTCTGAAGACGGGGTCCTGCAGAGGCCTTACGAAAACTGTGTTGTGGACAGACGGGATCCTTCTCCGGACCGGAACGACTCGGACAGCACAAGTGCCTACGAGGATGCCTCTGCCGAGACTCCCGAGCAGGACAGGCTGTTTCCGGGTGAAGTTGACACTTTGGAGCTGCCGAATGATTCGGAGAATAAAGACACAAGTGCGACTGACGGCAGCCAGGTCTACGACAGCGAGACCCAGGCCTCCAGAAACCCTGAAAATTGTGTTGTGTCTTAA
- the si:ch1073-456m8.1 gene encoding leucine-rich repeat flightless-interacting protein 1 isoform X1, producing MHSVTLDGSGSPRKRTFSRGISEDESLRSIIKEQTESSSRRLTRSDSRAGTLKKRSDSQQSDQELFMGLPEMLELQASYEEVVQELRGLEVERETLLFQVDVLQDTLEGVEELLAEAQREAGQANLELDREREAKRNLESMVCSLMQEVERLKEERNNDLSAQVNTHRSVDEVVRQAHQMKNGACREESESSLCETHSSESRGKASEEVELSEEAEGSVLSKLRKIVTKPLSHLPSLALDNPMSEDGVLQRPYENCVVDRRDPSPDRNDSDSTSAYEDASAETPEQDRLFPGEVDTLELPNDSENKDTSATDGSQVYDSETQASRNPENCVVS from the exons atgcattcagtcaCTCTGGACGGCAGTGGTTCGCCAAGGAAACGCACGTTTTCTCGGGGAATTAGCGAGGATGAGTCTCTCCGCAGCATTATAAAAGAG CAGACCGAGAGTTCGTCCAGGCGTCTCACACGAAGCGACAGTCGAGCGGGCACCCTGAAGAAGAGGAGTGACAGTCAG cagTCTGATCAGGAACTCTTCATGGGACTCCCTGAAATG CTGGAGCTGCAGGCCAGCTATGAGGAGGTGGTGCAGGAGCTGCGTGGGCTGGAGGTCGAGCGAGAGACTCTGTTGTTCCAGGTGGACGTGCTGCAGGACACATTGGAGGGTGTCGAGGAGCTGCTGGCTGAGGCCCAGAGAGAAGCTGGGCAGGCTAATTTG GAGTtggatagagagagggaggccaAGAGGAACCTGGAGAGCATGGTCTGCTCGCTGATGCAAGAGGTGGAGAGATTAAAAGAG GAAAGGAACAACGACCTGTCTGCccaagtgaacacacacagaagtgtgGATGAGGTAGTGAGACAAGCACACCAAATGAAAAATGGCGCATGCAGAGAAGAAAGTGAATCATCGCTGTGTGAAACTCACAGCAGTGAAAGCAGAGGTAAAGCATCAGAGGAAGTGGAACTGAGCGAGGAGGCTGAGGGAAGTGTCCTGTCCAAGCTGCGGAAGATAGTCACTAAGCCGTTGAGCCACTTGCCCTCTCTTGCGCTGGACAACCCAATGTCTGAAGACGGGGTCCTGCAGAGGCCTTACGAAAACTGTGTTGTGGACAGACGGGATCCTTCTCCGGACCGGAACGACTCGGACAGCACAAGTGCCTACGAGGATGCCTCTGCCGAGACTCCCGAGCAGGACAGGCTGTTTCCGGGTGAAGTTGACACTTTGGAGCTGCCGAATGATTCGGAGAATAAAGACACAAGTGCGACTGACGGCAGCCAGGTCTACGACAGCGAGACCCAGGCCTCCAGAAACCCTGAAAATTGTGTTGTGTCTTAA